The genomic segment GGTCCCGCCGGACCCCGAGACCCTGAAGGCGATCTCCGAGATCTCCGGCGGCCGCGCGTTCTCCACGGGGGACTCCGGCCGGCTGCAGGACATCTACAAGGAGCTGGGCTCGCGCCTGGCCACCAAGCACGAGCACCGCGAGATCACCGCCGGCTTCGCCGCCGCGGGCCTCGTGCTCCTGCTGGCCGCCGGCCTGACCTCACTGCCGCGCCTGGGCCGCCTGCCCTAGACGATCAGGAGCCCTGCAGGCGCGTCGAGGTGATGCGGAAGTGCCCGCCGCCGACGAACTCGATGTCGATGTCGGTCGGCGCGCCGGAGAGGACGGTCGTGCAGCGCACGCGGGCGCCCTTGTCGGCCTTGACCCCGTCGGGGCAGTGGACGTCGATCG from the Baekduia soli genome contains:
- a CDS encoding DUF4333 domain-containing protein, with the translated sequence MSRGAAPAALLALSAVALTACGNTVDRQDLETKIADFVQRQTGTTIDVHCPDGVKADKGARVRCTTVLSGAPTDIDIEFVGGGHFRITSTRLQGS